In Shouchella patagoniensis, the following are encoded in one genomic region:
- a CDS encoding 5-formyltetrahydrofolate cyclo-ligase has translation MDVTKKEIRKQVKDELQRLSKEVYHERSLKLTNKIQTSPFWKRSTTVALTASRFPEVDTYPLIYAALEQEKQVALPRTNINDRTMQFFSIKSMKDLEMQSFGLMEPIPERCQVVNHSVFDLILVPGVAFTKDGKRLGLGGGFYDRFLPGQRAPLMSVCFHEQLKIDLPIEAHDVKVDLVISDGEQL, from the coding sequence ATGGATGTTACTAAAAAAGAAATTCGAAAGCAAGTTAAGGATGAGCTACAACGCTTGTCCAAGGAAGTCTATCATGAACGTTCTCTAAAGTTAACAAACAAAATACAGACGTCACCGTTTTGGAAACGTTCTACAACGGTGGCCCTTACTGCCTCTCGCTTCCCTGAAGTGGATACTTACCCTTTGATTTATGCAGCTTTAGAGCAAGAAAAACAAGTTGCTCTTCCACGCACAAATATAAACGACCGTACAATGCAGTTTTTTTCAATTAAATCAATGAAAGATTTAGAGATGCAATCGTTTGGGTTGATGGAACCAATACCAGAAAGATGTCAAGTTGTTAATCATTCTGTTTTTGACCTTATTCTTGTTCCAGGTGTCGCGTTTACAAAAGACGGTAAACGACTTGGACTTGGTGGAGGTTTTTACGATCGGTTTTTACCTGGACAAAGGGCACCGCTTATGTCGGTTTGCTTTCATGAGCAACTTAAAATAGATTTACCGATAGAGGCACACGATGTAAAGGTCGATCTTGTAATTTCAGATGGTGAGCAGTTATGA
- the rpmG gene encoding 50S ribosomal protein L33 — MRVQVTLACTETGDRTYITSKNKRTNPERIELKKYSPRLKRHTLHRETK, encoded by the coding sequence ATGCGTGTTCAAGTTACACTTGCTTGTACTGAAACTGGTGATCGTACGTACATCACTTCTAAAAACAAGCGCACAAATCCAGAGCGTATTGAACTGAAGAAATATAGCCCGCGCTTAAAGCGCCACACACTTCATCGTGAAACAAAGTAA
- a CDS encoding MFS transporter, which yields MQQKWADKVFGHIEATKDFKLLLSIGGLYALSVALSNTFVNIFLWKQSGQFIDLALYNLMSVILQPIAFMIAGKLTKKIDRVHVLRIGVTVMSLFYIMVLVAGSSAAQYLLLLGALLGIGTGCYWLAFNVLTFEVTEPETRDFFNGYQGLLTSFAGMTGPMFAGIIITKMSGYQGYFLIFGCSLTLFVIAVLLTIGMSKRHAEGRFELGEVFKERKRNKNWRRILWAHLSQGLREGTFVFVIVVWVYVVTSNELALGTYGLVTSGTQFVCYYLTARLLKPRARKKAILTGGLLLYGAIFLLLVNLSFAKLITYGVFISIAYPMLLIPYVSLTYDVIGKAHRAGELRVEYVVVRELFLNMGRIASILLFIAAIKLFPEKQAIPVVLLIVGSGHTFIYLFVRKIQLNPEKPPENLVPPVNQTEGNAGSDKTV from the coding sequence ATGCAACAAAAATGGGCAGATAAAGTTTTCGGCCATATCGAAGCAACAAAAGATTTTAAATTGCTTCTTTCAATAGGCGGACTTTATGCGCTGAGTGTGGCGCTTTCCAATACATTTGTAAACATCTTTTTATGGAAGCAGTCAGGACAATTTATTGACCTTGCACTTTATAATTTAATGTCGGTCATTTTACAACCAATCGCTTTCATGATTGCTGGGAAATTAACAAAAAAAATCGACCGAGTCCATGTACTTCGTATAGGTGTAACGGTTATGTCGCTCTTTTACATTATGGTGCTCGTTGCTGGTTCTAGCGCTGCACAGTACTTGCTTTTATTAGGAGCTTTACTAGGTATTGGAACAGGTTGCTACTGGCTTGCTTTTAATGTATTAACATTTGAAGTAACGGAACCTGAAACACGAGACTTTTTTAATGGATATCAAGGGTTGCTTACGTCTTTTGCTGGAATGACAGGTCCAATGTTTGCAGGCATAATCATTACAAAAATGAGTGGATACCAAGGTTATTTCTTAATATTTGGCTGTTCTCTTACTTTATTTGTTATTGCTGTGTTGTTAACAATAGGGATGAGTAAACGGCATGCCGAAGGAAGATTTGAACTAGGGGAAGTATTTAAAGAGCGCAAACGCAATAAAAATTGGAGACGTATTTTGTGGGCTCATTTATCTCAAGGCTTGCGTGAAGGGACTTTTGTTTTTGTTATCGTTGTTTGGGTTTATGTAGTAACAAGTAACGAACTGGCTTTAGGTACTTATGGTCTAGTAACATCAGGGACTCAGTTTGTTTGTTACTATTTAACGGCCAGATTATTGAAACCAAGAGCGCGTAAAAAGGCAATATTAACAGGCGGTTTATTACTTTATGGAGCGATTTTTCTTTTATTGGTTAATTTGAGCTTTGCCAAATTAATCACATATGGTGTTTTTATTTCAATTGCCTATCCGATGTTGTTAATTCCATATGTATCTCTGACTTATGATGTGATAGGAAAAGCGCATCGAGCTGGCGAATTACGTGTAGAATACGTAGTTGTTCGTGAGTTGTTCCTTAATATGGGGCGGATTGCGTCTATCTTGCTATTTATCGCTGCAATCAAACTATTTCCGGAAAAACAAGCAATTCCAGTAGTTTTATTAATCGTTGGTTCAGGGCATACGTTTATTTACTTATTTGTCCGTAAAATTCAATTGAATCCAGAAAAACCACCTGAAAATCTAGTGCCTCCTGTTAACCAAACAGAAGGGAATGCTGGATCTGATAAAACTGTGTAA
- a CDS encoding peptidoglycan D,D-transpeptidase FtsI family protein, which yields MGEAKNKKRHQVSMRLNILFLIVFLLFSALILRLGLVQIVNGEEYEKELTHVSNQTALVDAPRGLMFDSFGNVIVDNAMELSVTYTNPGNQKQAEMLELAEKLSEYIDVDTENLRFRDKQEYFYINMEVKERQALIEDIEYAEDDETSEYQRIIDQITEEMVSHYSEEEEQIIAIFSHMLRGSNGSPQRIKQSISEEEAHVLSEHLDRLPHIDLQRDSSREYVYGDTLKSLFGSVGSIPSDDIDQYLTQDYQRSDLVGVSYLEAQYEEALRGQKAEISRTQTKQGSGPAESIVEEKQGSRGNDLVLSIDMEYQQLADEIVQKEVMANRGRFIHDASAYAIVMNPKTGDILAMSGYHDPASGDGSYNPLGTVNNAYEFGSVVKGASVLAGMEEGVVSPGTVINDRPLQFRGTADKRSVSILGPIDMGTALERSSNVYMFDIAMRMGNYTYNPSLSKNERTLYSISTAKDVLDRSRYYFNQFGLGGSTGIDLPFESTGMIGPLDQDPGAALDFMIGQFDTYSTLQLGQYISTIANDGVRMRPLLVKEIKEPSTNGEDSVVLRQLQPEVLNTVDMSQDQIDVVQNGFRRVVNGNNGTAGSIDTDVPIAAKTGTAQTTVSVGEGDQRTSYKANNVSFVGYAPYDDPEIAFAVIAPGMRIPSAGDSNRIAQNISQELTNSYFDLKENRNGPEDVDSVVDEVDLFDE from the coding sequence TTGGGGGAAGCGAAAAATAAAAAACGCCACCAAGTGTCGATGCGATTAAATATTTTGTTTTTGATTGTATTTTTGCTATTTTCTGCATTAATTCTGCGTCTAGGCTTAGTTCAAATTGTAAACGGTGAAGAATATGAAAAAGAATTAACTCATGTTTCAAACCAAACGGCTTTAGTTGATGCACCAAGAGGACTCATGTTCGATAGTTTCGGTAATGTGATCGTCGATAATGCGATGGAATTATCGGTTACATACACAAATCCAGGGAACCAAAAACAAGCCGAGATGCTTGAATTAGCTGAAAAGTTATCCGAATATATTGATGTGGATACAGAAAATCTTCGCTTTCGTGATAAACAGGAGTATTTTTATATCAATATGGAAGTGAAAGAGCGTCAAGCATTAATTGAGGATATTGAGTATGCCGAAGATGATGAAACATCTGAGTATCAACGAATTATAGATCAAATTACCGAAGAGATGGTCAGTCATTACTCTGAAGAAGAAGAACAAATCATCGCTATCTTTTCTCATATGCTTAGAGGTTCAAATGGTTCACCTCAACGGATTAAACAGTCGATTTCAGAAGAAGAAGCACATGTTCTCTCTGAACATTTAGATCGATTGCCTCATATTGACTTGCAGCGTGATTCCAGTCGCGAATACGTGTATGGGGATACATTAAAGTCGTTATTTGGCAGTGTTGGTTCAATTCCTTCTGATGATATTGACCAATATTTAACACAAGACTATCAGCGTTCCGACCTTGTTGGCGTAAGTTACCTCGAAGCGCAATACGAAGAGGCTTTGCGAGGGCAGAAAGCTGAAATCTCTAGAACACAAACGAAACAAGGTTCTGGACCAGCAGAAAGCATTGTCGAAGAAAAGCAGGGGAGCCGCGGAAATGACTTGGTTCTAAGCATTGATATGGAGTACCAACAACTAGCTGATGAAATTGTCCAAAAAGAAGTGATGGCTAATCGAGGACGTTTTATCCACGATGCAAGCGCGTATGCCATCGTCATGAATCCGAAAACCGGTGATATACTGGCAATGAGTGGCTATCATGATCCGGCTAGCGGTGATGGCTCGTATAACCCGTTAGGAACAGTAAACAATGCTTATGAATTTGGCTCTGTTGTGAAAGGTGCTTCTGTTTTAGCGGGAATGGAAGAAGGTGTGGTTAGTCCAGGAACTGTTATAAATGACAGGCCTTTACAGTTTAGAGGAACAGCTGATAAACGTTCAGTGAGTATCCTTGGACCAATTGATATGGGAACTGCGCTTGAACGTTCATCTAACGTATATATGTTTGATATTGCGATGAGAATGGGGAACTACACATACAATCCATCGCTTTCTAAGAACGAGCGAACTTTGTATTCGATATCAACAGCGAAGGATGTTTTAGATCGCTCGCGTTATTATTTTAACCAGTTTGGACTTGGTGGCTCGACAGGAATTGATTTGCCCTTTGAATCAACTGGAATGATTGGACCATTAGATCAAGACCCAGGGGCTGCGCTGGACTTTATGATTGGTCAGTTTGATACGTATTCCACGTTACAATTAGGTCAGTATATAAGCACGATTGCCAACGATGGGGTGCGTATGCGACCACTACTCGTTAAGGAGATTAAAGAGCCTTCAACAAATGGTGAAGATTCCGTTGTGCTTCGACAATTGCAACCGGAAGTTTTAAATACTGTTGATATGAGTCAAGATCAAATTGATGTTGTGCAAAATGGTTTTCGTCGCGTTGTCAATGGAAATAATGGGACGGCAGGTTCCATTGATACGGATGTGCCAATTGCAGCTAAAACAGGAACTGCGCAAACGACGGTTAGTGTTGGTGAAGGGGATCAACGTACAAGCTATAAAGCCAACAACGTCAGTTTTGTTGGGTATGCCCCTTACGATGATCCAGAAATCGCATTTGCTGTAATTGCTCCTGGGATGAGGATACCATCAGCAGGTGACTCAAATAGGATTGCTCAGAACATTAGTCAAGAACTTACCAACTCTTATTTTGACTTAAAAGAAAACCGCAACGGTCCTGAAGATGTGGATTCGGTTGTCGATGAAGTGGATTTGTTTGACGAATAA
- a CDS encoding DUF4912 domain-containing protein: protein MNKPFLNKKAFIIRTEKERKQSSDALDRLSKRNCFLFTHSPTILVMVWSWSNEEQRLLEWQSGERFSSVKKCIVLHDVTWVNYDGHFSNRQIEILLPEMTGDWVFTNLESGRHYLGEIGVRTSEGRFLCVNRTNVVKLPQSNEPNQHQRHDWIHQVEVDNQEYLWSAYGSYIERGHL, encoded by the coding sequence ATGAATAAGCCTTTTTTAAATAAAAAAGCTTTTATTATCCGTACTGAGAAAGAAAGGAAACAATCGAGTGATGCGCTTGATCGCTTATCAAAAAGAAACTGTTTTCTTTTTACACATTCTCCGACCATTTTGGTGATGGTCTGGTCTTGGTCAAATGAAGAGCAACGATTATTAGAATGGCAATCAGGAGAACGTTTTTCAAGCGTAAAGAAATGTATTGTGCTTCATGATGTAACTTGGGTGAATTATGATGGGCATTTTTCAAATAGGCAAATTGAGATTTTGTTACCTGAAATGACAGGAGATTGGGTTTTTACGAACTTAGAATCAGGTAGGCATTATTTGGGTGAAATTGGAGTTCGTACTTCAGAAGGACGTTTCTTATGTGTGAATCGAACAAATGTAGTGAAATTGCCACAAAGCAATGAGCCAAATCAGCATCAACGGCACGATTGGATTCATCAAGTTGAGGTGGACAATCAAGAATATCTTTGGTCTGCGTATGGCAGTTATATTGAGAGGGGCCATTTATGA
- a CDS encoding ThiF family adenylyltransferase: protein MAHTGRYSRQQLFSGIGEAGQERLLRSRVLIVGVGALGTVSANHLARSGVGSIRLVDRDYVELSNLQRQTLFTEADVEEVLPKAIAAKQALEKINSTIEIEAFVEDVTEKNIKTFMQDVDVVLDGTDNFQTRFLLNDASYKYGVPFSYGGAVSARGMSAFLEPGKTPCLRCFIQSGASPGETCDTVGVISPVVDIVASLQAVETIKYLVESGKNRRSLTSFDVWTNYSHSLAFQEPKVDCPTCQLQHYPALEAQSEAETTLCGRNTIQITRQQPIDLTQWATKLERSAQIKSTPFLLRATLTEGETLVLFPDGRVLVQGTEDLVRAKSLYSKYIGN, encoded by the coding sequence TTGGCACATACAGGGCGTTATTCACGGCAACAGTTGTTTTCTGGTATTGGTGAAGCAGGGCAGGAGCGGTTATTAAGGAGTCGTGTTTTAATTGTTGGTGTTGGTGCACTTGGCACCGTTTCGGCAAACCATTTGGCGCGGTCAGGGGTAGGATCTATTCGACTAGTCGATCGTGATTATGTGGAACTTAGCAACCTCCAAAGACAAACGTTGTTTACCGAGGCAGATGTAGAAGAAGTTTTACCTAAAGCGATTGCAGCTAAACAAGCGCTTGAGAAAATAAATTCCACAATTGAAATAGAAGCATTTGTAGAAGATGTAACAGAAAAAAACATAAAAACGTTCATGCAAGATGTTGATGTTGTTTTAGATGGAACCGACAATTTTCAAACAAGGTTTCTATTAAATGATGCAAGTTATAAGTACGGTGTTCCTTTTAGTTATGGTGGAGCAGTGAGTGCAAGAGGAATGAGCGCATTTTTAGAACCTGGTAAAACTCCATGTCTTCGTTGCTTTATTCAAAGCGGCGCTTCCCCGGGGGAAACATGTGATACTGTGGGAGTTATTTCTCCAGTCGTTGATATTGTTGCTTCCTTGCAGGCAGTAGAAACGATAAAGTATCTAGTTGAAAGCGGCAAAAATCGGCGTTCTCTCACTTCTTTTGATGTTTGGACTAACTATAGTCATTCACTAGCGTTTCAAGAGCCAAAAGTAGATTGTCCAACTTGTCAGTTGCAACACTATCCAGCCCTTGAAGCACAAAGCGAAGCTGAAACAACTTTATGTGGTAGAAACACCATCCAAATAACTCGACAACAACCAATTGATTTAACGCAATGGGCCACGAAATTAGAGCGCAGTGCTCAAATAAAATCCACACCTTTTTTATTGAGAGCTACGCTAACCGAAGGAGAAACCTTAGTTTTGTTTCCTGATGGTCGTGTTTTGGTGCAAGGAACGGAAGATCTTGTTCGGGCAAAATCACTTTATAGTAAGTATATTGGTAATTAA
- the nhaC gene encoding Na+/H+ antiporter NhaC encodes MKKIHSLMAILYFIVFILIMVGGMFIIQAPPHMLILIALTVTIIWGRFLGITYSDLETAAINGVRAGVQPILILMLVGVVIAVWMMSGTVPTLLFYGVQLLSPEWFAISALTVCIVVSTFTGSSFTTIGTVGVALMGIGIALDVPAPLVAGAIVSGACFGDKMSPLSDTTNFAPAVAGVNLFTHIRHLMWTTIPALTLTYLLFLFIGRGEASGHSDIPAVLSALDSSFVISWLALTPPVIVVILVKLRFPVLPVLVAGIVAGILVSFFVQGQQSLSTIFNALQSGLDVSTGSEMVDEIIQTGGLESMMFAVSLIIFALALGGVVQKIGVIEALFVNAERILLKRGHLIASTAAASIGVNVTTGEQYLSILLPGQFFKQHYKKAGEPMKNLSRTLEDAGTLVNPLIPWGVSGAFYAESLGVSVVEYAPYAFFLFLSPILTIIFGYAGIGVASLDKKKRNSV; translated from the coding sequence ATGAAAAAAATACACTCACTTATGGCTATACTTTATTTTATTGTTTTTATTCTAATTATGGTAGGCGGGATGTTCATCATTCAAGCTCCGCCACATATGTTAATTCTAATTGCGTTAACGGTAACAATTATTTGGGGCCGTTTTTTGGGTATTACTTATAGTGACTTAGAAACCGCAGCAATAAATGGCGTTCGTGCGGGCGTTCAACCAATATTAATTTTAATGTTAGTGGGTGTTGTTATTGCCGTATGGATGATGAGTGGGACTGTGCCTACGCTATTGTTTTATGGTGTTCAGCTTCTATCACCAGAATGGTTTGCAATTAGTGCACTAACTGTTTGTATCGTTGTATCAACCTTTACTGGTAGCTCCTTTACTACAATAGGAACAGTGGGGGTTGCTCTTATGGGAATTGGTATAGCTCTTGACGTACCAGCCCCATTAGTTGCTGGCGCGATTGTATCTGGAGCCTGCTTTGGGGATAAAATGTCGCCACTCTCTGACACAACAAATTTTGCTCCGGCAGTTGCAGGGGTGAATTTGTTTACTCATATCAGGCATTTGATGTGGACAACAATACCTGCCCTTACTTTAACCTATCTGTTATTTCTATTTATTGGGAGAGGAGAAGCTAGTGGTCATTCAGATATTCCTGCTGTATTGAGTGCGCTTGATTCAAGCTTTGTCATAAGCTGGCTTGCCTTAACTCCTCCTGTCATTGTCGTTATACTGGTTAAGCTACGTTTTCCAGTTCTTCCTGTTTTAGTAGCAGGTATTGTAGCTGGTATTCTCGTTAGTTTTTTTGTGCAAGGACAGCAATCACTTAGTACCATTTTTAATGCTTTACAGTCTGGTTTAGATGTATCAACTGGAAGTGAAATGGTTGATGAAATTATTCAAACTGGAGGATTAGAATCAATGATGTTTGCTGTTTCACTGATTATTTTCGCTCTAGCTTTGGGTGGTGTTGTGCAAAAAATAGGCGTGATTGAAGCTCTTTTTGTCAATGCTGAACGAATTTTACTTAAAAGAGGTCATTTAATAGCGTCTACTGCAGCAGCTTCAATTGGAGTAAATGTAACAACTGGTGAGCAGTACTTATCCATTTTGTTGCCGGGACAATTTTTTAAGCAGCATTATAAAAAAGCAGGCGAGCCAATGAAAAATTTATCTCGGACGCTTGAAGATGCTGGGACTTTAGTAAATCCGTTAATTCCGTGGGGAGTAAGCGGCGCATTCTATGCGGAGAGTTTAGGTGTTTCAGTAGTGGAATATGCGCCGTATGCTTTTTTTCTCTTTCTATCGCCCATTCTAACGATTATATTTGGTTATGCTGGAATTGGTGTGGCTTCTTTGGATAAAAAGAAGCGAAACTCGGTATAG
- a CDS encoding 1,4-alpha-glucan branching protein domain-containing protein, giving the protein MNRLAIVLHAHLPYIRHDEPNRLEERWLFEAITETYIPLIWQLEQLPKEKTFTLSLSPPLLEMLADPLLQNRYLNYLKVAQALIRKERRYGFIETDLLKFYEERYKQLEETFLSCNQNVVSLFAQYQDTVSFITTSATHAILPYMKTMEGIKAQIEAGLDCFTKHIGFRPNGFWTPECALDERVDEALASAGIQYTFVDEHALPSRKPAMSPHGVMLIPRNRHLSGAVWSSVDGYPGHEMYREFYRDVAYERTDHYIAPFIHPEGIRIDTGIKCWRVTGKNEEKQTYDRVEAMKQVKRDAIDFLEKVEQTTTNDAFEAVPFDAELFGHWWFEGPEWVGMIVEEGLRRGMLTLPESFLDTDMPQLNDLPFTTWGRDGYGDVWLNEKNRYMYKPLHSMEMELVSLAKYKHPFSVVEKEMMQHWMLAASSDWAFILDGQTATTYAQKRFDDHVQAFYEVKKKKEKKEQLPFLTNGQLEIDCGHHQQKKKARPVLLIIALEYPPVIFGGIAKHVQQMAYVLNDDDYEVHILTTTTHKPELVMDRSVYVHRIQPLQPKATSFAHWVSSFNLACVEVVEQLCLTQEVSTIIAHDWTTAIAAAALKERLAVPMFGMIHGTLQERGKYADIKTGHTYEEGVLVREADHLFVCSKSVESELQNQYDHLEEKTTVLYSGATDVKVVKKASSHSFFIYASGRLVQEKGFDVLIKALSFLPENTKCVIAGTGPELGYLTSLAERLNVDVTFLGFIQDTERNKWFEVTDVVVVPSIYEPFGLTALEAMSAGLPVVASAVGGLNEMIIDQKTGYFYPASDERELAKRLNTIYGAREEASIVGQHAKLVVLNQFNWKQAGSIIKRKMSSWNKKQVNVEMFKM; this is encoded by the coding sequence ATGAACCGTTTAGCAATTGTCTTGCATGCCCACTTGCCTTATATACGCCATGATGAGCCCAACAGACTAGAAGAAAGATGGCTATTCGAAGCCATAACAGAGACCTATATACCATTAATTTGGCAATTGGAGCAGCTCCCAAAGGAAAAAACGTTTACATTATCACTCTCTCCACCTCTATTAGAAATGTTAGCAGATCCATTGTTACAAAATAGATACCTGAATTATTTAAAGGTCGCGCAAGCACTAATTAGAAAGGAGAGGCGATACGGTTTTATTGAAACGGATCTTCTTAAATTCTATGAGGAAAGGTATAAGCAATTGGAAGAAACATTTCTTTCTTGTAATCAGAATGTTGTATCTCTTTTTGCGCAATACCAAGATACCGTTTCATTCATTACAACGTCCGCTACCCATGCCATTCTACCTTATATGAAGACAATGGAAGGGATAAAAGCACAAATAGAAGCTGGACTTGATTGTTTTACTAAACATATTGGTTTTCGACCTAATGGTTTTTGGACACCAGAATGTGCTTTAGACGAACGTGTAGATGAGGCACTAGCATCAGCTGGAATTCAGTATACATTCGTTGATGAACATGCTTTGCCATCACGAAAGCCCGCGATGTCGCCACATGGCGTGATGTTGATTCCAAGAAATCGGCACTTAAGTGGAGCGGTTTGGAGTTCGGTTGATGGTTATCCAGGCCATGAAATGTATCGTGAGTTTTATAGGGATGTAGCCTATGAGAGAACGGATCATTATATAGCCCCTTTTATTCATCCTGAAGGTATTCGAATTGATACTGGGATTAAGTGTTGGCGTGTAACAGGTAAAAATGAGGAGAAGCAGACTTACGATCGGGTAGAAGCAATGAAGCAAGTGAAAAGAGACGCGATTGATTTTCTGGAAAAAGTTGAACAAACCACTACGAATGATGCGTTTGAAGCGGTTCCGTTTGATGCAGAATTATTTGGTCATTGGTGGTTTGAAGGGCCAGAATGGGTTGGAATGATTGTAGAAGAAGGATTGCGCAGGGGAATGTTGACATTACCAGAATCGTTCTTGGATACTGACATGCCACAGTTAAACGATCTTCCTTTTACAACATGGGGAAGAGATGGGTACGGTGATGTTTGGCTAAATGAGAAAAACCGATACATGTATAAACCATTGCATTCAATGGAAATGGAATTGGTTTCTCTAGCGAAATACAAGCATCCTTTTTCAGTCGTTGAAAAAGAAATGATGCAACATTGGATGCTTGCAGCAAGTAGTGACTGGGCGTTTATTCTAGATGGACAAACAGCAACCACTTACGCTCAAAAACGTTTCGACGATCATGTGCAAGCTTTCTATGAAGTGAAGAAGAAAAAAGAAAAAAAGGAGCAATTGCCTTTCTTGACTAACGGTCAATTAGAAATTGATTGTGGTCATCATCAACAAAAGAAAAAAGCTAGACCAGTTCTTCTTATTATTGCTTTAGAGTATCCTCCAGTTATATTTGGTGGAATCGCCAAACATGTTCAACAAATGGCATATGTTTTAAACGATGACGATTATGAAGTCCATATTTTGACGACTACAACACATAAACCAGAACTTGTAATGGATCGATCAGTGTATGTTCATCGAATTCAACCATTGCAACCAAAAGCGACGAGTTTTGCTCATTGGGTTAGTAGTTTTAATCTTGCTTGTGTAGAAGTGGTCGAACAATTGTGTTTAACGCAAGAGGTTTCAACCATCATCGCACATGATTGGACAACAGCTATTGCTGCCGCAGCACTAAAAGAAAGATTAGCCGTCCCAATGTTTGGAATGATTCATGGGACGTTGCAAGAAAGAGGAAAATACGCTGACATCAAAACTGGACATACGTATGAGGAAGGCGTTCTCGTTCGAGAAGCAGATCACCTATTTGTTTGTAGTAAGTCTGTCGAAAGTGAGCTACAAAATCAATATGATCATTTAGAAGAAAAGACGACTGTTTTATATAGTGGTGCAACTGATGTGAAAGTAGTTAAGAAAGCAAGTTCTCATTCATTTTTTATTTATGCATCAGGAAGACTCGTTCAAGAAAAGGGGTTTGATGTTTTAATTAAAGCTTTATCTTTTTTACCTGAAAATACAAAGTGTGTGATTGCGGGCACGGGTCCGGAATTAGGTTATTTAACTTCTTTGGCAGAGCGTTTAAACGTTGATGTAACTTTCTTAGGTTTTATACAAGATACAGAGCGTAACAAATGGTTTGAGGTAACCGACGTTGTTGTTGTGCCAAGCATTTATGAACCTTTTGGATTAACTGCACTTGAAGCGATGAGTGCTGGTTTACCAGTTGTCGCTTCTGCTGTAGGTGGATTGAACGAAATGATTATTGATCAAAAAACGGGTTACTTTTATCCGGCTTCAGACGAAAGGGAGTTAGCTAAGCGGTTGAATACAATCTATGGAGCACGTGAAGAAGCATCGATCGTTGGTCAACATGCGAAGTTGGTTGTTTTGAATCAATTTAACTGGAAGCAAGCTGGAAGCATTATAAAAAGAAAAATGAGTAGTTGGAATAAAAAACAAGTAAATGTGGAAATGTTCAAGATGTAG
- a CDS encoding DUF92 domain-containing protein, translated as MNVIISAILIGVVCFFLYIKRKLTKSGAVAAYLVGVATVVGVGAAGLLLYAVFFGSSIMMGRLRRSTVDADVVDKSGARDANQVLANGGVAALCSLFVFFFPNYALLGIVGFVGSIAAATADTWASELGKLSKEKPVHIITRESVPQGVSGAVSGLGTAAAIAGSFVISVTAILIWWSLTSLSHVWLLFFTIIGFIANLVDTLMGALYQTLYKCPECGAITEKRYHCTETIQTKGISFVTNDLVNLTCTGAGAVLSIAVVIMIM; from the coding sequence ATGAATGTGATCATTTCTGCGATCTTAATTGGTGTTGTTTGTTTTTTCTTATACATAAAAAGAAAGTTAACAAAATCTGGTGCAGTCGCAGCTTATCTTGTTGGGGTTGCAACGGTTGTCGGAGTTGGAGCAGCAGGTTTATTATTATATGCTGTGTTTTTTGGAAGCTCCATTATGATGGGGAGGTTGCGTCGTTCAACAGTTGATGCAGACGTGGTTGATAAAAGCGGTGCGCGAGATGCGAATCAAGTACTAGCGAATGGAGGAGTCGCTGCACTGTGCTCATTGTTTGTGTTTTTCTTTCCGAATTACGCGCTTCTCGGTATCGTTGGGTTTGTAGGTAGTATAGCGGCTGCGACAGCGGATACGTGGGCTTCAGAGTTGGGTAAGTTAAGCAAAGAAAAACCAGTCCATATCATTACACGTGAGAGTGTTCCACAAGGAGTTTCTGGAGCTGTTTCTGGTTTGGGGACTGCTGCGGCTATTGCAGGTAGCTTTGTTATATCGGTAACAGCTATTCTTATTTGGTGGAGTTTAACAAGTTTAAGCCATGTGTGGCTCTTGTTTTTTACGATAATTGGTTTCATAGCGAATTTAGTTGATACACTTATGGGGGCATTATATCAAACTTTATACAAATGCCCAGAATGTGGAGCAATAACGGAAAAACGCTATCATTGCACAGAAACAATCCAAACGAAAGGCATTTCATTTGTCACAAATGACCTAGTTAATTTAACATGTACGGGAGCAGGTGCTGTATTAAGTATCGCTGTAGTGATTATGATTATGTAA